AATCTTATAGTTTGTCTCGCCTTTTTGCTTCTGGTAAAGGGCCTTGCCGAAACCGATTGAAAATTCGACAACTTTAATATTGAACCAGCGCGCGACCTGGAAATGTCCCCATTCATGCAATGTAACCAGAATACCGATAACAATGAGAAAGCCGACTAAAGACCATAAGAAGTCCACAAAGCAGTCCTTTAAATCAATTCAATCAAACCGTATATACGGACCAAAGCAGGTAAGTCAAAGGCATGGCGACCAGAAGGCTGTCAATCCGATCGAGAACACCACCATGCCCAGGAAGAATCGATCCGCTATCCTTGATATCGGCCTGTCTTTTAAGAACACTCTCAAACAGATCACCAAATACGGACAACAGAGCGATCAGAGTCAGTGCCACAGAAATCCATACTCGTTCAGTAAACGGTGTATCTGACAAGACAAACGAAAGCACGGCATAGGAGAGAATGAAGGCACTCAAAGCACCACCCCAAACGCCTTCCCAACTTTTCCCCGGGCTTACGTAACTCGCCAGTTTGCGCTTACCGAAAGCGCGGCCGCTAAAATAAGCCCCTGTATCCATCGCCCATACAATCGCCATACTGAGTAAAAGTATCGCTGGCGCTACAGACGAATGCAAAGCGAGCAAAGCAACAATAAAAACCAGTGTCAGAGCAAAACTCAGCAACAACATTAAGGGCCTTGAATTTAAACCGACACGTCCCTGCGTCCGCTGATAACGGACAACAACGGACAAGACCGCGAGCATGACGACAATCGTCACCAACAGATAAGCGTAACCGTTAATAAACGGAGACAGGAGGTAAATCAATACAGCAGAAACCGCTGTAAATAGTATTTTGAGCCATAATGCGCGGCACTCGGCAAGTTTCGCCCACTCCCATAAAGCGAGCACAGCGAGAACGAACACCCCTGAAGACCAAACACTATCCGAGGCATAAAAAACGCCGCCGACAACAATAAAAACCAGAACCAGCGCAGTGAGTATCCGAGGAATCAACATTGCTGCACCTGCTCACTGGTTCGTCCGAAACGACGTTCGCGCTTGGCGAAAGAGTCGATCGCCTTATCCAGCTCTTCGGCACCGAAATCCGGCCAGAGTGCATCGGTAAAATACAGCTCAGAATAAGCCATCTGCCAGATCAGAAAATTACTGATTCGCTGTTCGCCACCGGTACGAATTAACAGATCAGGCAAAGGCAGATCCGCATTGGCTATGTACTGCCCTAATTCATCGACCGACAGCTCCTGAACCGATTTATCTGGATTTGCAGCCTGCCAGGACTTTACTGCCTCGACAATATCCCACTGTCCGCCGTAATTGGCGGCAATATTAAGTACCAGACCGTCGTTTTCGCGAGTCAAGGCTTCCGCCTGTTCGATATGCTGCTGAATTTCCTGACTGAAACCGGAACGATCGCCGATAATCCGTAGCTGCACGTTATTATCGTTTAATTTTTTGACTTCTTTCTGCAAGGCGGTCAAAAACATCGACATCAACTTATTGACCTCGTCCTTTGGACGTCGCCAGTTTTCCGTACTGAACGCAAACAGGGTTAAGGCCTTTACACCACGCTTGGCGCAGTGGGTAATGGTACGCTTAACGGCCTTCAACCCCTTTTGGTGTCCGATAAAACGCGGCAGAAGCCGTTTTTTTGCCCAGCGCCCGTTACCGTCCATAATAATCGCGATATGTTGAGGAACATGAGTTTCAGTCAATTTGTCAGGCAATGTCACACCCTGCGTCAGTTTAGAAATAAAAATACCAATAAAAAAGCCAAAAACCTATTCGATTTTTGGCTTTTTCATATTCTACCAAATTCGCTAATTATGCCCTATTACGGCGCAAATAGCGAACGGCTTTACCGAGTTGCTGATGTACGCAACGGCAGAAACGATTACAGATCCATCAGAGACGTTTCTTTATCAGCAAGAAGATCATCGACTTGCTTAACCACATCGTCAGTAATTTTCTGAATCTGATCTTCGGCACGACGTGCATCGTCCTCAGTAATCTCTTTATCTTTCAGTAGATTTTTAACATCGTTATTGGCGTCACGACGCACATTACGAATAGCAACACGCGCCTGTTCCGCTTCAGCACGCGCAACCTTGGTCAGGTCACGACGACGTTCCTCAGTCAACGGCGGTAACGGGATACGAATCAGATTACCGGTTGTTGCCGGGTTCACTCCAAGATCCGAAGTCATAATCGCCTTCTCTACCTTGGCGACCATTGGTTGCTCCCATGGTTGAACCGTAAGCGTACGCGCATCCTCAACATTAATATTGGCCACTTGGCTCAACGGCACATCAGAACCATAATACTCGACCATGATGCTGTCTAAAATAGACGGGTGCGCACGCCCAGTACGAATTTTGGCAAAATTCGTTTCCAGGTTTTCGAAAGACTTCTGCATTCTTTCCTTAGCGTCTTTTTGAATTTCGTTTAACATTTTTTATTCTCCTGAGCTAACCAAGGTGCCTTCATCTTCACCTTGAACAATTCGAATAACTGCCTGATCCTTAAACATATCGAAAACTCGAATCGGCATTTTATGGTCACGGCACAGCACGAACGCCGTCATATCCATAACCTGTAAGTTTTTCTGAATGACTTCATCATAAGTCAAAGTAGTATAACGCTCGGCACTTGGATCTTTTTTCGGATCAGCCGTATAGATTCCGTCAACCTTAGTCGCCTTCAAAACGATATCGGCATCGATTTCCACACCACGAAGCGCTGCGGCCGTATCGGTTGTAAAGAAAGGCGAACCTGTTCCCGCTGCAAAAATAACCACTTCGCCATTACTTAACTGTTTTTTAACCAGGTTTGCATTAAAACCGGTTGAAATCCCTTCAATGGACATCGCCGAAAGCACCTGCGCCTTGATATCCATAGATTCAATCACATCACGCAACGCCAAAGCATTAATAACCGTCGCCATCATCCCCATATGGTCACCGGTAGTTCGCTGAATACCCGACCCCTGAATCTGGGCACCGCGGAAAATATTACCGCCGCCGACAACAATCCCGACTTCTACGCCCAGGTCACGCAGATCCTTGACCTGCTTGACAACCTTGCGCAAAGTTTGTGCACAAAGACCAAACTCGCCATCGCCCATCAGGGCTTCACCGCTAAACTTCAACAATATGCGCTTATATTTAAGAGCCATAACTCATCCTAAGAAAAGGGTTAAAAAACAATTTGTAAATACCTGATAAATAAAGCTATTTACAAATTACTCTTAAAATTAATACAAAAAAACCACAGGGTCAGAAACACTGATCCCCATGGTTTTTCTCAACAAGGACGATTAAGAACCTTGAGCTGCTTTCGCCGCTTCAGCAACTTCGTCTGCAAAGTTGGTTTCTTGTTTTTCAATACCTTCACCTACTTCCAGGCGAACGAATGAAGTAACCATTGCAGAGTTAGATTTCAAAAGCTTCTCAACAGTCTGATCAGGATCTTTAACGAAAGACTGACCTAGTAGAGTGATCTCACCGACGAATTTACGCATACGCCCTTCGATCATCTTCTCAATAATTTCCATTGGTTTACCGGAAGATTGCGCCTGTTCGATTTGGAACGCGCGCTCTTTCTCGACAACCGCTGCATCTAGATCATCAGAAGAAACCGCTTGTGGCTTAGCTGCAGCAACGTGCATCGCAACGTCACGGATAAGCGTTTCATCACCACCGTCCATAGCAACAACAACACCGATCTTCTCACCGTGCTGGTATTGACCGATTTCACCATTGGTCTCAATAATTTCAACACGACGCAAGCCCATGTTTTCACCGATCTTAGCGATCAATTCACGACGGGTTTCATCAACGGTTTTACCGTTGGCCATAGTCTGGCTCATGATAGTATCGATATCAGTTGTTTTATTCGCTAGAGCGATCGCTGCGATTTCATCTGCAAACGTTTTGAATTCGTCACCTTTAGCAACAAAGTCAGTTTCACAGTTAACTTCAGCAATTGCCGCAGTTTTCTTGTCATCAGCGATAGCGATTGCGATAACACCTTCAGCAGCAAGACGGCCGGCTTTTTTATCAGCACCCGCCATACCTTTTTTACGCAGGAACTCAATCGCCGCATCCATATCGCCGTCAGTTTCTGCCAGCGCTTTTTTACAATCCATCATACCTGCGCTAGTGATTTCACGCAGTTCTTTTACCATTGCAGCAGTAATTGCCATGTTTAATTCCTTGAGTTTTTATAAGGGTTAAGAAACTGGGAGGGAAAATCACCGGCTCACTTTTGGTCAGCCGATGATAGAGCTCAGAGATTATTCAGCTGCTTTTTCTTCAGCTTCAACAAAATCATCGCCTTCGACCGCTGTAGTGATCGAAGCTTTCGCTTCATTGATCGCATCAGCAGCTGCGCTTAGGTATAGGCTGATCGCACGGATTGCGTCGTCGTTACCTGGGATAACATAGTCAACATTGCGCGGATCGTTGTTGGTATCAACAACACCGATAACCGGAATACCTAGAGTCTTAGCTTCCTGCAGAGCGATTTTTTCATTACCGGTATCGATAACAAAGATCGCATCAGGCATGGCACGCATATCTTTAATACCACCAAGAGAAAGCTCAAGCTTCTGCTTCTGACGAGTCATCATCAGCGCTTCTTTCTTAGTGATCTTTTCGAAAGTACCATCCTGCTCCATTGCTTCAAGCTCTTTTAGACGCTTGATAGACTGCTTAATGGTTTTGAAGTTAGTCAACATACCACCCAACCAACGGTGATCGACATAAGGCATGCCGCAACGTTGTGCTTCCTGAGCAACCAATTCACTCGCAGCGCGTTTAGTACCAACAAACAGAACATTTCCTTTGTTAGCTGCAATGCTACCCATGTAGTTCAGGGCATCGTTGAACATTGGAAGAGTTTTCTCAAGGTTAACGATATGAATTTTGTTGCGCTCACCGAAGATGTACTCAGACATCTTAGGATTCCAGTAACGAGTTTGGTGACCGAAGTGAACACCGGCTTCCAGCATTTGACGCATGGTAACTTTTGCCATGATTTTTCTCCAATATAGTGGGTTAGGCCTCCGTCTACCCATAAAAACGAACTGAAAAAAGCCTTGGCATAGGATTTAGTCAGCACCCCGTTTTATGTCTCGGTAAACGTGCGGATTTTCTGTTAAAATTTCTCTCATCTGAGAGGCGCGGCATTTATACCATAACCAGCCGTTTTTCTCAATATTTTCTGAACAAAAAGCTAACCGAACTTAACAAAAACGAGATTTCATGACCATTAAAATTAAAACCTCTGAAGAGATTGAAAAATTACGCGTTGCTGGTCAATTGGCCGCTAATGTCCTGGATATGATTGCCCCGCATATGAAACCGGGGGCTTCAACAGGTGAACTGAACCAGCTCATGCATGATTACATGACCAATGAATTGGAAGTGGTACCTGCCACCTTGAATTATCATGGTTTTCCAGCTTCAAGCTGCATCTCAATCAACCAGGTTGTCTGTCACGGAATCCCGGACTTTAATAAAAAGCTGAAAAAAGGCGATATCGTCAATATCGACGTTACCGTCATCAAAGACGGTTATCACGGTGATACCAGTATGATGTTCGAAATCGGCGAGGTTAAACCTTTTGCCCACCGCCTGAGTCAAGTTGCACGCGAATGTCTATGGCTCGGTATCGAACAGGTCAAACCGAATGCAACCTTGTATGATGTTGCCAAGGCGATCCAGACACACGCCGAAGCCAATAATTATTCCGTGGTACGTGAATACTGCGGTCATGGTATTGGCGCCGAATTCCATGAAGAACCTCAGGTGCTGCACTACGCAGCCGAAGAACTTAAAGACATCGTACTCAAGCCAGGCATGGTTTTCACCATCGAGCCGATGATCAACCTGGGTAAGGCCGACGTTAAACTTTTACCGGATAACTGGACGGTCGTTACCAAGGACCGTAAACTCTCCGCGCAATGGGAACATACTCTGGCCGTAACGGAAGACGGTTATGAAATTTTCACTATGCGCCAAGGCGAAACCCCGTTTTTACCAGAGTAATACCGTCCCCTCCTGCAAAGGCTGAACCTTTGCAGGACAGACTCCTCTTTACCTTGGCTTCGTTAAATTAGCTTAAATTCAGTAGGTCCTGCATGTTCAGCGATATACACCGCCCCTCCCTGCCTCAATTTATCAGCGCACTACTTGATCCGGAAATGTCGCATCTGGATAAAATAAAGGCCGGGCGAAATGTTATCCAGCGCTTTGTCGATTATCAGTTCAAACAGTATGAAGCAGGTGCGCCGGTTTCAGAACTCTTAAAGGAACGAGCAAGCTTTGTCGACCAGATTCTTAAAAAGATCTGGTCAAACTTCGTTCAAGACCCTGATGCCGCGCTGATCGCAGTCGGTGGCTACGGACGCGGAGAACTGCATCCATATTCAGACATTGACCTGCTGGTTATTGCCGAAAATCCCGACAAACTGCAGAACAGCCTATCGGAATTCATCACTTTTTTATGGGATCTCGGATTTGATGTCGGCCACTCTATCCGCAGTCTCGACGACTGTTATGAAGAAGGCTTAAAAGACGTCACCACCGCCACCAACCTATTGGAAGCCCGCTGGATCACCGGGAATTATCAGGCCTTTCAGAACCTGATTAGCCTTTGGGCAAGAAACGACTTCTGGCCGATTAAAGAGTTTTTCAGTGCCAAGCTCGAAGAACAGAAAAAACGCCATCATCGCTTTCAGGACACAACCTATCAGCTCGAACCAAACATTAAGGAAAGCCCCGGCGGTCTGCGTGATATTCATATGATCAACTGGGTCGCTAAACGCTATTTCCGCGTCAAATCGATCAATGAACTGGTCCAACGCAACTTCCTGACTACCGAAGAATATGTCGAAATCGAAGCAGCGAATAAGTACCTGAACCGTATCCGCTTTGCGCTGCAACACCTGAAACGCCGCCGCGAAGAGCGTTTACAGTTCGACTTTCAGCAGCAGATAGCGAGTGAATTTGGCTATCAGGACAATCCGGAAAAAATGGCGGTTGAGCAGTTCATGAGCAGCTATTACCGCAATGTGCAAAGCGTGGCTAAACTCAATGAAATTCTGTTGCAGCACTTCCGTGAAGAACTGTTTGAACCGGATGAAGTGACAATCACCCCAATCAACAATCGTTTCTGTATTCGTAATGACTATCTGGACATCACTTCTGAAGATGTTTTTTCAGTCAACCCGACAGCGATTTTCGAGATGTTTGTTGCTCTGGCCAATCTACCTCATATTAAAGGTCTGCGCTCGACAGCGATACGCTCGATCCGCGACCATTTGCACTATATCAACGAACAATTCCGCGCCGACCCGATTAACAAAGCCCTGTTCATCGAAATATTCCGACAGCCCAAAGGGGTCTATGCCTCCATCAAACGCATGCATAGCTACGGTATCCTCGATAGCTACCTGCCGGTTTTCAAGAAAATCAGCGGCCTGATGCAGTTTAATATCTTCCACGCCTATACGGTCGATGACCACACCATTCTTGTCATCCGTAATCTGCGCCGTTTTTTTGTCGATGATTACGCCTATGAGTTTCCAACGGCGCACCAGATTGCCAAACAGATCTGCCGTCCGGAAGTGCTTTTCCTCGCCGGGCTATTTCATGACATTGCCAAAGGGCGAGAAGGCGAACACGAAGTTGTCGGAGCCGAAGATGCCGCCGTTTTTGCCCGCGAGCACAACCTTCCTGTCAAAGATCAGAAAATGATCAGTTGGTTGGTGCGCTATCACCTGGAATTTTCGCATGTCGCGCAGCGCAAAGACCTCAGCGACCCGAAAACCATTAACGAATTTGCTTCCTTAATGGGCGATCAGGAACATCTTAACCACTTATACCTGTTAACGGTGGCCGACGTCTGCGCAACCTCAAACGACGTCTGGAACGACTGGAAAAACTCCCTCTTCCTGGAACTGTACAACGAAACTACGAAAGCGCTGGCACTCAGTTCAAACGCACCAAAAAACAAGGCAATGAAAGCTTTGCAGACTCAGGAAAAAGCCAAGGAGCAGTTGTCGAAACGCGAAATTAGCACCACCGCCTACCAGCCCTTCTGGGACAGCATGGCCGACAGCGAATTTTTCAGCCGTCAAAGCCCGAACAGCGTATCTCGGATTACCGAACAGCTCTATCTTGCGGATCGGAATCAGATCCATGTTATGGTCCGGGCCAAAAGCCCGCGTGGTGCCTCAGAACTGCTGATCTATATGCCGGATAGAGATTACCTGTTTGCCAATATCACCTCGGCGCTCGACCGGCTGAAAATGGATATTATGGAAGCTCGTATTTTCAGTAGTAATGACGGCATGACTCTGGTCATTATGTACTTCCTGACCAGGGATGAACATCAAGCCGTTAAAGAGCAGGATACCGCGTTAATCTGCGATACGATTCGCAAGCATATGCTGGGTGACGGTATGGAACCGGTTGCACAAAACAACTTCCTTAATCGCCGCATACGCTGTTTCGAGACGCCAACCGAAATCCATATTGAAAAACTCAATGATCATCGCAGCGAGCTACATATCTCGACCAAGGATGCGCCCGGACTTTTATCGCGGATTGGATTTGCTCTGCGTTCGTGCCATATCAGGTTGCATGACGCCAGAATCACTACGGTTGGTGAGAAAGCTGAAGACTGGTTTATTATCAGTGACACAGACGAAAAAGCCATTACCAGCAGTGAAAGTCAGGCCAGATTGCGCGACGCCTTGATCGAAACGATCGAAAATTAAAATCAAACAGCGAACCCGCAACGGATACGACTGCTGTTTAACCGCTACAACCTGAATTTGAGAAGCCGGTGGGCACTCGCTTTGAGCGCCAGTGTACCGGCTAAACTACAAATCAGTTTTGCAAATCAATCAACCTCAGTCAGTTCAATCGCATTGCCATCCAAGTCTCTGAAAAACAGTGCTTTTCTCCCGGAACGGCTTTTGGTATATGCAACACCCGCCTGCTCAAGCTTAGCGACAAAAGTTTCCAAATCCTTGATACGCAGAGCAAAATGAAAATCACGCCCGCCGTGCTCGGGAAGACGGTCGTTGAGAACATGCTCTCGACTTACCTGTAACAGGTGTAGCGACTGTCCCTCGCCCAAATCCAACCAAACCCCTGGAAAACCGAGGTCCGGGCGCTCAAGAATAGCCAGGCCAAGAATATTCTGATAAAAGGTTGCGGCTTTATCCGCATCCTGTACCAAAAGACTAATATGATCCATTCCGAATACAGCTGACATACGACCCTTCATAATTAGACTAAAAATCCACCGCATTATATCAGTGCACGAGCCCTTGCAGGCGTAACATAACAAGCAACAAATCAGCAAATCACATGGCAAAAAGCACTGACTGAGAACATCAAGCGGATATCTTGAAAAACGTGAATACGCTTAGAAAAGAAAGACAGGAACAGGCGCAGGAGAGACCTGACGCCTTATACGCCCAGCCGGATCGGCCGGGCTACGAGCGGGGATAATTAGTCGTTACTGTGCAGTACGCTATTTAGTCCGCCCCACAGGGTACCGTCGGTGACAATTGCTTGTACCTGACCAGTCTGACTATGACGACGGAACAACAGTTTCGATTGTCCAGACAGTTCGCGAGCAGAAACAACAGAACCATCAGGCATCTGAACCTTAGTACCTGCGGTCAAATACAGTCCGGATTCCACAATACAATCGTCACCCAGTGAAATCCCCAGACCCGCGTTCGCACCCAACAGGTTACGCTGTCCCATAGAGATTACCTGCTTACCACCACCGGAAAGCGTTCCCATGATCGAAGCACCACCACCGATATCGGTATGATCATCCACCACAACACCGGCAGAAATTCGGCCTTCAACCATAGACTGACCCAAAGTTCCCGCGTTGAAGTTAACAAATCCTTCATGCATGATCGTTGTTCCAGGTGCAAGGTGCGCCCCTAGACGTACACGATCTGCATCACCGATACGAACGCCTTCCGGAATCACGTAATCGACCATACGCGGGAATTTATCGATTGAAGTCACAGTCAACTGAATCATTTCTTCTTGGATTGCTTCACGCAGGTTTTCAACTTCTGAAGGCAATACAGGACCGGCATTGGTCCAAGCGACATTGGTCAACAGGCCGAAAACACCGTCTAGGTTAATGTCATGCGGCTTATAGGCACATTCAGATAGCAGGTGAAGACGCAGATACGCTTCTTCAGCCGTTTTTGGCGCTTCATCGACTGATTCAATCTCTACGGTAACAAAATCGCTTTTGATAATGCCTGCCTTGAGAGCCAAACAGTTACGCGCAATCTCTTTATTAGAGCGCGGAAACCACACATCCAATGTAACGCCGGTTTGTGCATCGCTATAACGGTGTCCAATTCGCTTGATTGTCATAATTCAAATCTCTTTAAAAGGTTAACAACAGATAAACCCGAGAGTATAACCTGTCGGCCGTAGAGATACAAAAATCAAACCGCTAATTTCGTCAGGCCAAATTCTTAGTTACTGTGAACGGTTTTTTTAAACGGCTATTTCAATAGAGTATTTTTCACAACGAATCATAAAGCCGTATAATTGCCCGACTTTAACGGATCAAAACGGAGAAGCCATTCCAATGACGACTATGTACGGCATCGCCAATTGCGACACGATTAAAAAAGCCCGCAAGTTTCTGGATACACAGAACATCCCCTATCAGTTTCATGATTTTCGTAAGGATGGACTCAAGGCGGAACAGATCGAGGTATGGCTGCAAAAAGTCACTCTTGCCGAGCTGATCAATAAACGCAGTACCAGCTGGCGCAATCTTGACGAGCAGTTGAAGACAGCTTTACAGGAAAACTCACCGCAAGCCGTGGAAATTATTCTGCAGCAGCCGACATTAATCAAACGTCCGGTTCTTGAGAAAGGTGACTCCCTGCTAATCGGTTTTAAAGAAGCCGAATACAAACAGTTGATATAAAACATTAAACAGTAAAGCATCTGTGCGTTACGCTTCTCAAAAGCGCACTCAGTGCCTAAAATAAAATTTCTTCAAAAAAACAGTACAAAATGAGAGTGTCATGAGCGAAAC
The genomic region above belongs to Thiomicrorhabdus xiamenensis and contains:
- a CDS encoding phosphatidate cytidylyltransferase, coding for MLIPRILTALVLVFIVVGGVFYASDSVWSSGVFVLAVLALWEWAKLAECRALWLKILFTAVSAVLIYLLSPFINGYAYLLVTIVVMLAVLSVVVRYQRTQGRVGLNSRPLMLLLSFALTLVFIVALLALHSSVAPAILLLSMAIVWAMDTGAYFSGRAFGKRKLASYVSPGKSWEGVWGGALSAFILSYAVLSFVLSDTPFTERVWISVALTLIALLSVFGDLFESVLKRQADIKDSGSILPGHGGVLDRIDSLLVAMPLTYLLWSVYTV
- a CDS encoding ArsC family reductase, whose product is MTTMYGIANCDTIKKARKFLDTQNIPYQFHDFRKDGLKAEQIEVWLQKVTLAELINKRSTSWRNLDEQLKTALQENSPQAVEIILQQPTLIKRPVLEKGDSLLIGFKEAEYKQLI
- the map gene encoding type I methionyl aminopeptidase; amino-acid sequence: MTIKIKTSEEIEKLRVAGQLAANVLDMIAPHMKPGASTGELNQLMHDYMTNELEVVPATLNYHGFPASSCISINQVVCHGIPDFNKKLKKGDIVNIDVTVIKDGYHGDTSMMFEIGEVKPFAHRLSQVARECLWLGIEQVKPNATLYDVAKAIQTHAEANNYSVVREYCGHGIGAEFHEEPQVLHYAAEELKDIVLKPGMVFTIEPMINLGKADVKLLPDNWTVVTKDRKLSAQWEHTLAVTEDGYEIFTMRQGETPFLPE
- a CDS encoding VOC family protein produces the protein MSAVFGMDHISLLVQDADKAATFYQNILGLAILERPDLGFPGVWLDLGEGQSLHLLQVSREHVLNDRLPEHGGRDFHFALRIKDLETFVAKLEQAGVAYTKSRSGRKALFFRDLDGNAIELTEVD
- the rpsB gene encoding 30S ribosomal protein S2, whose translation is MAKVTMRQMLEAGVHFGHQTRYWNPKMSEYIFGERNKIHIVNLEKTLPMFNDALNYMGSIAANKGNVLFVGTKRAASELVAQEAQRCGMPYVDHRWLGGMLTNFKTIKQSIKRLKELEAMEQDGTFEKITKKEALMMTRQKQKLELSLGGIKDMRAMPDAIFVIDTGNEKIALQEAKTLGIPVIGVVDTNNDPRNVDYVIPGNDDAIRAISLYLSAAADAINEAKASITTAVEGDDFVEAEEKAAE
- the glnD gene encoding [protein-PII] uridylyltransferase, translated to MFSDIHRPSLPQFISALLDPEMSHLDKIKAGRNVIQRFVDYQFKQYEAGAPVSELLKERASFVDQILKKIWSNFVQDPDAALIAVGGYGRGELHPYSDIDLLVIAENPDKLQNSLSEFITFLWDLGFDVGHSIRSLDDCYEEGLKDVTTATNLLEARWITGNYQAFQNLISLWARNDFWPIKEFFSAKLEEQKKRHHRFQDTTYQLEPNIKESPGGLRDIHMINWVAKRYFRVKSINELVQRNFLTTEEYVEIEAANKYLNRIRFALQHLKRRREERLQFDFQQQIASEFGYQDNPEKMAVEQFMSSYYRNVQSVAKLNEILLQHFREELFEPDEVTITPINNRFCIRNDYLDITSEDVFSVNPTAIFEMFVALANLPHIKGLRSTAIRSIRDHLHYINEQFRADPINKALFIEIFRQPKGVYASIKRMHSYGILDSYLPVFKKISGLMQFNIFHAYTVDDHTILVIRNLRRFFVDDYAYEFPTAHQIAKQICRPEVLFLAGLFHDIAKGREGEHEVVGAEDAAVFAREHNLPVKDQKMISWLVRYHLEFSHVAQRKDLSDPKTINEFASLMGDQEHLNHLYLLTVADVCATSNDVWNDWKNSLFLELYNETTKALALSSNAPKNKAMKALQTQEKAKEQLSKREISTTAYQPFWDSMADSEFFSRQSPNSVSRITEQLYLADRNQIHVMVRAKSPRGASELLIYMPDRDYLFANITSALDRLKMDIMEARIFSSNDGMTLVIMYFLTRDEHQAVKEQDTALICDTIRKHMLGDGMEPVAQNNFLNRRIRCFETPTEIHIEKLNDHRSELHISTKDAPGLLSRIGFALRSCHIRLHDARITTVGEKAEDWFIISDTDEKAITSSESQARLRDALIETIEN
- the uppS gene encoding polyprenyl diphosphate synthase, encoding MDGNGRWAKKRLLPRFIGHQKGLKAVKRTITHCAKRGVKALTLFAFSTENWRRPKDEVNKLMSMFLTALQKEVKKLNDNNVQLRIIGDRSGFSQEIQQHIEQAEALTRENDGLVLNIAANYGGQWDIVEAVKSWQAANPDKSVQELSVDELGQYIANADLPLPDLLIRTGGEQRISNFLIWQMAYSELYFTDALWPDFGAEELDKAIDSFAKRERRFGRTSEQVQQC
- the tsf gene encoding translation elongation factor Ts — translated: MAITAAMVKELREITSAGMMDCKKALAETDGDMDAAIEFLRKKGMAGADKKAGRLAAEGVIAIAIADDKKTAAIAEVNCETDFVAKGDEFKTFADEIAAIALANKTTDIDTIMSQTMANGKTVDETRRELIAKIGENMGLRRVEIIETNGEIGQYQHGEKIGVVVAMDGGDETLIRDVAMHVAAAKPQAVSSDDLDAAVVEKERAFQIEQAQSSGKPMEIIEKMIEGRMRKFVGEITLLGQSFVKDPDQTVEKLLKSNSAMVTSFVRLEVGEGIEKQETNFADEVAEAAKAAQGS
- the pyrH gene encoding UMP kinase, with translation MALKYKRILLKFSGEALMGDGEFGLCAQTLRKVVKQVKDLRDLGVEVGIVVGGGNIFRGAQIQGSGIQRTTGDHMGMMATVINALALRDVIESMDIKAQVLSAMSIEGISTGFNANLVKKQLSNGEVVIFAAGTGSPFFTTDTAAALRGVEIDADIVLKATKVDGIYTADPKKDPSAERYTTLTYDEVIQKNLQVMDMTAFVLCRDHKMPIRVFDMFKDQAVIRIVQGEDEGTLVSSGE
- the frr gene encoding ribosome recycling factor, giving the protein MLNEIQKDAKERMQKSFENLETNFAKIRTGRAHPSILDSIMVEYYGSDVPLSQVANINVEDARTLTVQPWEQPMVAKVEKAIMTSDLGVNPATTGNLIRIPLPPLTEERRRDLTKVARAEAEQARVAIRNVRRDANNDVKNLLKDKEITEDDARRAEDQIQKITDDVVKQVDDLLADKETSLMDL
- a CDS encoding DapH/DapD/GlmU-related protein, whose amino-acid sequence is MTIKRIGHRYSDAQTGVTLDVWFPRSNKEIARNCLALKAGIIKSDFVTVEIESVDEAPKTAEEAYLRLHLLSECAYKPHDINLDGVFGLLTNVAWTNAGPVLPSEVENLREAIQEEMIQLTVTSIDKFPRMVDYVIPEGVRIGDADRVRLGAHLAPGTTIMHEGFVNFNAGTLGQSMVEGRISAGVVVDDHTDIGGGASIMGTLSGGGKQVISMGQRNLLGANAGLGISLGDDCIVESGLYLTAGTKVQMPDGSVVSARELSGQSKLLFRRHSQTGQVQAIVTDGTLWGGLNSVLHSND